The nucleotide window ACCCTTCACGTCGGCGACGCGGCGCTGAATCCCCTCGAGCGCTTCCACGCGGTCGAGGAGCCGCTGGTAGGCTCCGGCGTCCTGGACGATGAGTTCGGCCTTCCCGTTGACGGTCAGGACCATCGGGTTGCCGGTCGCGCGGATCCGATCGAGCAGGTCCACGGTGTTGCGCTTGAAGTCGCTGAGCGAGCGGATGTCGTTGGCCAGGTCGAGCATCAGGTCCTCATTGAATTCGCATTGAATTCGATGATCACACGGTGCGCGTGATCGGTCAACACGTCGCCCTGGACTGTCCCCACGATTGTCCCTGCGATTGGCCAGATCTGGGGACAGTGGCCTTCCGGACTCGACGAACGTGGCCTGCCTGATTGGTTCGGACCTTCCCGGAGCGGATGCGACTTCACTCGGACTGCGCGCTCTCGAATGTGCCCGCGACACGCTGCCTCGGGGCTGCTCTCCGGGCCTCCGTGTCCGCGGCGACGAGCCGAGAACGACCGGCGAGCCCCTGCGCGATCCGCGGGACCAGGTGCGCGGTCATCGCTGAGACGAATGAGTTCGTTCGGAGGGGTCTGAAGTCGTGAGCCAACCGGCACGTCAGGTGCCACAACGGTACAATCGGCCCATGCCCGTGGCGAAGGCTCGCGGTCACTCGTGGCAGTTCAAGGCACGCTTCAGGCGGCATGCGTTCGGCTGGAAGTCGCAACCGGCGATCGCTCGGCTGCGTGAGGCGGTCTCCGAGATCACGCTTGTCGCGCGCGTCGATCCGGTCCTCGGCGCAGAAGGCGCGGTCGTGTTGCTGGAGCGTCTTTCGCCCGCGCTCGAGCAAGTCGATAGCTCGTCTGGCGCCATCGGGACCGCCGTCAACCACGCGATCGCCCAGCTCGTGGCCATCATCGTTGCGGCGCCGGCCGACCAAGACACGCGAGCGGCGTGGCTCGAACGCCTGTTCGACGCGCACGCGGCGGACCAGATCCCTTACATCGAACGCCTCGCCGACTACTGGGGAGAGTTGTGTGACTCGCCGGAAGTCGCGTCGGCCTGGGCCGATCGGCTGATCGGGATCACCCGCCTGGCGCTCTCACCGGACAAGGACGTCCGCGGCTACTTCCACGGCACCACGGCATGCCTGGGCGCCCTCTTCACGGCCGGCCGCTACGAGGAACTCATGGCGCTCGTTCAGGCCGACTCCTTCTGGCCCTACAAGCAGTGGGCGGTGAGGGCGATGGCGGCGATGGGAAGGGCCGACGAGGCGATCGCCTGCGCCGAGGGCTGCCGCAGCCCCTGGGCGTCGGACCTGCACATCGACGAACTGTGCGAGCAGATCCTCCTGTCTCAGGGTCGCAGCGAGGAGGCGTACACCCGTTACGGTCTGTCGGCCAATCAGGCGGGCACGTATCTCGCGTGGTTCCGCGCCGTCCAGCGGAAGTACCCCGGTCGTTCGCCGGCGGCCATCCTCGCGGACCTGGTGCGTCACACGCCTGGCGAGGAAGGCAAGTGGTTCGCGGCGGCGAAGAGCGCGAAGCTGTTCGACGAGGCGATCGTGCTGGCCAACACCGCGCCCTGCGATCCGAAGACCCTGACGAGGGCCGCCAGGGACTTTGCCGAGGTGCATCCGACCTTCGCGACCGAAGCGGGCCTCGCGGCGCTGCGCTGGCTCGCGGGAGGGCACGGCTACGAGATACGAGCCTGGACGTCTGGGCCGCCCACCACCAGACCCTGGCGGCGGCCACGAACGCTGGCGTCGGAGACGCGGCGCGGGATCGGATCCGGGCACTGTTCGACAATCCGGCGGCACGCAGCGGCTTCGCCGCGAGCGTGCTCGGCCCGGCCCTCGACCTGGGGTGAGGCCGCCGGTCGGCGTGTGCCACCCAGAACTGCGTGGACCGCGCCATGCTGCGCGCGTGTCGACCGTAACAGCGCGGGCAAGGTAGTGCCGACGCCGCGAGTGGTGGAGGATGGTCGCGATTCGCTTCTCGGCGGCGACTCGCATCGCGTCGATGGCGGCGTCGCAGGACGTGTCGGTGATCGTCCGGCCGGAACGCGTGCGCTGAATCACCGCGGCGATCGACGGCGTGGCCAGCCTCGGCTGCGGCCGCTCTTCAGCCGCGACCATCGCCTCCAGCGGTTCGAGGCCCGTCGCCTCCATCCGCGCCACGAGCGCCGGCCCGAGGTCGTCCTCTTCCGCAGCCGGTCGTCGTGGTCGGCCCGAGCGCTTGCTCACATTCGATCTCCGCTCGCCCCGCTCGTCGCCAGCCGGGCAAGCTGGATCTCTGGCCGTGGAATCTCCCAGCCCTGGTCGTCAACCAGCACACCCGGCGTCCCCCAGGCGTCGGCGGCCACGTGGGCCACCCGGGCGCGCGACCACGGATGCTCCCAACCCGGCGCAGAACCCACGACGACTTCGAGGTCCACCCCTCGCGCGTGCGCCTCCCTCATCAGGACGTGCAACGTCACCTCGTCGCGATGCACCCACGGCGCAGGAAGCATGTCGTCCAGGAATCCCCAGCGCAAGCGGACGGCCCCGTGCAGGCGGCCGTACTGATAGAGCGCGTACAGTGACTTCGCGTCAGCCTCGAGGCGGCGCCGGAACTTGGTCCGTGCGCCGGCGGCCAGGTACGAGCGAAGCGTGCGCGGGTCACCGAACGGACGCCCGATCCCGCACGACCCCTGTGCGAGCAGCGTCGTCGTGATGGCCAGCGTGCGACCGCGTTGGTTCAGCTGGATCGTCTTCTGCGGTGGACCCAGTTCGTGCAGGCGGCGTTCGCCGGGCTCGACGCCCAACGCGCGCAGCAGCGCCCTGACGCCGACACCACCGATGACCTGGTATGACGCGAGTCGTTCACCCAGGCCCGACAATTCGACGCCCACGAGCGTCTCGATCGTCCGTTCTCCGACGTCGACGACCGCCACGGCCTCCGGGCGTGCCGCCGGAAACGCATGGACGAGCACGCGACGCAGTGCCGCCAACTGAACGGCATGCGCCGCACGGTCACGCTCGAGCCGCTTCTGGTGCGCCTCCAGGGCGACCGGATCGGGACGCTGCGACGCCCACTTCCGGAGCAGGTCGATCCGCGCCCGCACGGCCTCCCGCGCGGATCGCACCGCGTCGTGGGTCCGGTCGAGCGCCCACCGCCCGTCGTCCAGGACCCGGACGGCGTGGCCGCCGTGCCAGAACGCCGGCGACTCGGCACGCAACGGGCTCCACCGACTGCGGGCCGCCACGAACGCCAGGACCGCGCCGGGCCGCATCGGCCCGTCGTGCGCATCAAGCACTGCGACAGCGACACGCTGGGCCGACCACCCCGCCGGCACGCCCTCACGCCACGCCTCGTCCAGCGCGACGATGGTGAGAGGCCGGTCTGGTGAGGGCGACGGGGATTCAGGCCTCACAACCTGCAGTGGCGGGAAGCGGGGGCCACGGAGTCCGAGACGGAACAGCCAGAAGCTCACCTCGTCGTCGTGAGGATCCAGGGCGTAGTACTGACCGTCGCGGTAGACGGGGGCCCGGGCCGGCTTGCAGCGTTTCAGTGAGGCGAGGGCCTCTCGAGCGGGAGCCACGCCGGCTCGCTCGAACCGCATCGCCACCTCCGCGAGGGTCAAGGGCCCGCCGCGTTCGAGGAGCGCGACGATCAGCAGACTGTAGAAGTTGGCGTCTGCACCGCGCATCGCGGCTTCGACCCGCGGCACGGCAATGCCAAGGGCCGCGCAGTAGGCGTTCGATTCGGGCACCAGGACATTCTCGCCGATGTGCGCGCAGGCTGCGGTCGTCAAGCTTCATCGTCGGGCTCCTCCCCGAGGTACTCCCTGGTCGCCTTGCGGCTCGGGATGATCGTCTTCAGGAAGATCGTGTGCTCGTCCTCGACGTGCGCCTCCGCGCGAAGCGCTGCAGCGTGACCTCGCCGCAGCCCGCGTGCCAAGCCGGCGGACGAAGGCGGGAACGGCACCAGGTACACGCCCCCGCGCCGGACGACGAAGATGCGCTGGCCGGAGTAACGGTCGGGGAAACATTCAGTCGGCGTCGGGCGTCTGGCGCCGCACGAGATCTCCCGTCGTGGGATTGAACACGAGGATCGCTCGGTCGACCATCTCGACTCTGAAGAAGCCTTCGTCGTCGAACCCGATGTAGCGACCCCAGTAATAGTGGGAAGCCGTCGCTTGCAGATCATGTCGCCGGTAGCCCAGATCGCCCAGCGTGTGGGCATCGAGAAGCTGCTGCCGCTGAGCGAGCTCCTGGGCGGCATCCGGCCAGGGTCAGGTACGCGGTCGCGCCCCCCGTGTCTGGCGCCTCAAAGGTACAGGAGCACCCTGAGTTCCTTTCGCATCGCCGGCACTGTACTCACCCCGCCGACGGTGTGCAATCCGAACGGTAGGCATGGTTACGTATGTGTTGCCATTTTGGCCGTGGCGTTCCGCGTCGAAGAGTAACGTGGATCCAGCCCGGTGGGTCGGTCCCAACCGCCTCAGGTTGCCGTGGGTCTCACACGCGAGATGGAGGCACCTGAGGACGAGGATGGCCTGACGACCATCGGGCGGACGCGGATGCGCCACAGCCAAAAAGACATCGCGATGAACACCAGCGCGACGGGGAGGACGCGCATCGCGGGGGTGGTGAATGGCCAGGGCAGGACCGTCGCGACGCGAGCCTCGATCGAGAAGAACGATCCCGCCGCGATGAGCAGGCCGAAGCACATGCGCCACAGGTGGCGCGCCAGCCGGGGGGTGCCTCGCGACGGCCCTGACCACATCAACCGGACGTCGCCGGCGGCCGCCATCGCCATGACACTGCCAAGGAAGAACAGCATGAAGAACGGCACGCCGTTCAGCGCGCCACCGGGACTCGCGAATGCCTCGAGCCCCTTGTCGATCGAGCCCAGGGCCAGCACGGCGGCCAGGCCCAAGGCACCCGCATTCACCCATCGCGTCCACTCGGTGGCGGGACGAACCGTGGTCGCCGCGGTGACCACGAAGTAGGCCGCCATCAGGCCGCCGCCGATGTTCCCGAGCACGGCCGCCGTGAGTCCCATGACGAGCATGGAGCCGACAAACAGCTGCCCGCTTCGCCGATGCAGCCGGCCGCCCTTCGGCGCCAGCAGCGCCAGCGCCCCCAGCAGCATGGCCAGGCCACCCGTGATGATGTGTAGCGGAAGCAACGTCAGCTCACTGGGCCGATGACGGAGATTGTCCCCCATGGGTTCCCGCCATGGGCATCCACAGCACCCGCGCGGTCACCGCAGGCGCGCCCAGCGCCAGGTGGAGTCTCGCGGCGGTCGCGGCGAGGTCGCCGGGAACGATGCTGCAGGAAGCCCGATTGTAGGTGGATGGCACGCGGCCGGACGGGACGAGCTCGCGCCAGACGGACAGGACCACGCCCGCGCGACGACCGGAGCGGCTGGCGACCAACCCGAAGCGAGGCTCCGGCCCGGACACGCGGCCGGCCCGCTGGTCCGGTCACACCGGGTGAAACTGGACCTGTCGTCCGCGCCTGGCCTTCCGCTATCCTCAGGCGGGCAGGAAGTCCACCGTGATCGAGGGATCCAGCGTGACGACGACTCGAGTCGGCCGGGGGTTCGGGGGGCTACTGCTCCTGCAGCTCGCCGGTTTCATCGTGCCCTTCGTCCTGCTGCTGCCGCTGGGGCGCGACTTCCTGACCGCGGCGGCGCCGTCGGCGGGCCCGATCCGCACCGCGGTGATCCTGCTCTTCGCCAACGGCGGCCTCACAATCGGCCTGTCGCTCATCGCCGCCCGGATGCTCCGCGGTGGCGGCGACACGGGCCCGCAGTGGCTCGTCGCCGCCGGCATCATCATGTGCCTGACCCAGGCGGTCGACAACGCGTGCGTGCTCTCGATGCTCGCGGCCAGCGAGCGGGTCGCCGCGGCGTCGGGGCCGGTCGACGCGCTCCAGGTCGCCGGGGAGGCGATTCGCATCGTCCGGCAGTGGACGCACACGGTCGCCATCCTCGCCATCGACGTCTGGATCGCGTCCCTTTATCTGCTGCTGCGCCGGAGGCGCGTCATCCCGGACGCGCTGGCGATGTTCGGCCTCGTCACGGTCGGACTGCACGTCGTGGGGATTCCTCTGCGCAGCCTGCTCGGCTACGGCCCACTCGCGCCCCTGGGCATGCCGATGGCGCTCGGGCATCTTGCGCTGGCCGGCTGGCTGATCGTCAGGGGCTGGCCGCCTGCCGACCCTGAGGGCCGGACCGCCGCCTGAGGGACACGTGACGCCCGCCTGGCTGGGGCTCCGGTGACTTCGATGCGGCGCGACGCGTCGAACAGGCCCGCCGTCTGCCTCGTAGTCGGCAGCGACAATCGAATCCAGCCGGGTTCGACCCGCGACAGCACTTGGTGGCGCTCGGCGTGCTGGAGAGAGTCGGGCGTCCACTCGAGGACGTGCCGGACGGCAGCCCGAGAGGCGGCCGGGTCCATGTCTCCAAGGCAAGAATCGCTGACGCTGCCGACGGTTCGTGCCGTCTGGTCTTGTGCTAAGGTCCAGAATCGTGCCCCACAACAGGACCAGCAGGAGACCCGAGATCCTGGTGGCACTCAGCCGCGGCGGGCCGTCGTCGCTGCAGGCGCAGATTCAGCAGTCGCTCCGAACGGCCATACGCGAGGGCCGTCTGCGGCCCGGCTCACAGGTGCCGTCGACGAGAACGCTGGCCGCCGACCTGGGTGTGTCGCGCGGGGTCGTCGTCGAGGCCTACGAGCAGCTCGTGGCCGAGGGCTACCTGATCGCCAGCGGCCGATCTCTGACGCGGGTGGCGGCCGGCATGCACGGCACGCGCGTGGCGCCTCCGGTGGAGCGGCCGCCCGAGGCCATCGAGTTCGACTTCCGGCCTGGCGAGCCGGACGTGCGCAGCTTCCCGCATCAGGCGTGGGGCCGCGCCGCACGGCGCGCGATGCAGACGCTGGCGGCGAGTCACCTCGGGTACGGCCAGGCGCAGGGGGCGCCGGAACTACGCCGGGCGCTCGCCGACTACCTCGCGCGCGCGCGGGGCGTCGTCGGCTCGCCACATCAGCTGATCGTCTGCACGGGCACCGCACAGGGCCTCGGTATCGCGGCGCGTGCCCTGGGCGAACGAGGCGTGCGGCGCCTGGCGGTCGAGGACCCGGGACACCCCGACATCCGGCGCATCGTGACCGATGCCGGGCTCCGGCCGGTGCCCGTGCCGGTCGATGCCGACGGCATGAACGTGAACCTGCTCGATCGCGCAGGCGTGCAGGCGGTGCTCGTGTCGCCGGCGCACCAGAACCCGATTGGCGCCGTGCTGTCGCCGGAACGGCGCCAGCAACTGCTGAGATGGTCGTCCCGCGCATCGGCCTACGTCATCGAGGACGACTACGACGCGGAGTACCGCTACGATCGGCCCGCGGTCGGCGCGCTCCAGGGCGTCGCGCCCGAGCGAGTGCTCTATGTCGGGTCTGCGAGCAAGATCCTCGCGCCGGCGCTTCGGCTGGGATGGCTGCTGATGGACGAGCCGCTCCTTCGGAGCGGGATCGAACTGAAGCGGCGCGCCGACAACGGCTCCCCGGTGCTCGAGCAGTTGACGTACGCGTCGTTCGTCTCGAGCGGCGACCTGGATCGGCACCTTCGGCGGATGCGCCGCGTGTACCGGTCGCGGCGCGGGGCGCTGCTCGAGGCGCTGTCGGCTCACTTCCCCGACTGGACGGTGCTCGGCGCCGCCGCGGGCCTCCACCTGGTGGCCGTCCCCCCACGCCATGTGGACATCCCGCGCATGGTGCGAGAGGCCGCCGCACAGTCGGTGCGGCTCTACCCGCTCAGCGACTACGCTTCGACCCGTTCGGCTCGTCACGGCCTCATATTCGGGTACGCTCGCCTCCCCGAACGTGACATCGCCGAGGCGGTGCGCCGCAT belongs to Acidobacteriota bacterium and includes:
- a CDS encoding type II toxin-antitoxin system Phd/YefM family antitoxin; protein product: MLDLANDIRSLSDFKRNTVDLLDRIRATGNPMVLTVNGKAELIVQDAGAYQRLLDRVEALEGIQRRVADVKG
- a CDS encoding DUF4386 family protein, with translation MTTTRVGRGFGGLLLLQLAGFIVPFVLLLPLGRDFLTAAAPSAGPIRTAVILLFANGGLTIGLSLIAARMLRGGGDTGPQWLVAAGIIMCLTQAVDNACVLSMLAASERVAAASGPVDALQVAGEAIRIVRQWTHTVAILAIDVWIASLYLLLRRRRVIPDALAMFGLVTVGLHVVGIPLRSLLGYGPLAPLGMPMALGHLALAGWLIVRGWPPADPEGRTAA
- a CDS encoding PLP-dependent aminotransferase family protein, coding for MALSRGGPSSLQAQIQQSLRTAIREGRLRPGSQVPSTRTLAADLGVSRGVVVEAYEQLVAEGYLIASGRSLTRVAAGMHGTRVAPPVERPPEAIEFDFRPGEPDVRSFPHQAWGRAARRAMQTLAASHLGYGQAQGAPELRRALADYLARARGVVGSPHQLIVCTGTAQGLGIAARALGERGVRRLAVEDPGHPDIRRIVTDAGLRPVPVPVDADGMNVNLLDRAGVQAVLVSPAHQNPIGAVLSPERRQQLLRWSSRASAYVIEDDYDAEYRYDRPAVGALQGVAPERVLYVGSASKILAPALRLGWLLMDEPLLRSGIELKRRADNGSPVLEQLTYASFVSSGDLDRHLRRMRRVYRSRRGALLEALSAHFPDWTVLGAAAGLHLVAVPPRHVDIPRMVREAAAQSVRLYPLSDYASTRSARHGLIFGYARLPERDIAEAVRRMAVPEVERKDSPASSHRRSDRP